The Roseibium sp. Sym1 nucleotide sequence CAAGATGGGCAACGGCGAACCGGCCCCGAACCTCTATTGCGCGGTGATCGTGAAGACCGTCGACGAAAAGACCCGGTCCAAGACCGGCATCAACGAATTGCTGCGTGACTGAGTTTTCAGCCCGCACCTGACGAAAGCTTTTTGGACCCGCCCTTACGAGGGCGGGTTTTTCATGTCCCCCACATCAGGCCGACAAGCTGGGAAATCACGAGGGTCAGAAGCACGTCGAGGACGACAACGCCGATCGACAGACCGATGGGGGCCTGCAGCGCGATCCGGGCGACGAGAAAACGGTACCAGATCACGACCAGCAGGCATGTGAGCGACAACAGCACCGCAATGCCCGCACTGATGACACCGAGCAGGAACAGAAGATAGGTAATGAGATACGGCACCGATGCCAGCAGGCTGGTCCAGTTGCGCACGACAATGAACGGGACATAGCGGTTCGAGATGCCGATGGGTACCGCCACGACCGCGAGCAGCAATGGCAGCGCCAGCCAGTCGATTCCCAGTCCGACCGTCTGGGCAAACCAGAAGGCGTCGTTGGGAAAGGCATCCGGGTGGTACAGGTTCTCGGAGAAATAGAATCTTTTCTCGGCAAGACCGCTGACCAGGAACGCGGGCACCAGCAAAAAGATGACCTGGAAAGACCGCCAGAACCCCTGGATCGACTGATCGAAAAACGCCATGCCCTCCGGCCGGTTGCGCAAAAGCAGCCAGGAGCCGTCCAGTGCCGCGCGGATTTCGCCCATGTTGATCAAATTCGACCTGCTCCCGAAAAATAGCTGCCCAGGAAGCTTTTGTAGACCGCCGCGAGCCGATCGAGATCGGCGGTTGCAACACATTCGTCGACCTTGTGCATGGTCTGCCCGACAAGGCCGAATTCCACTACCGGACAATAGTTCTTAATAAAACGTGCATCGGACGTGCCGCCACCGGTGGACAGCTCCGGGGTGCGGCCGGTTACGGCTGCAACCGCATCGGAGAGCGCGCTGATGAGAGCCTCGTCCTTCGTCAGGAAGGATTCACTTGCATCGCGCTTGAAGTCCAGACCCAATTCAAGATTTCCGATATCGACACTTTCCAGCGTCTGCCTGATCCTGGCCTTCAGGCTGTCAAGCGTCCACTCGTCGTTGTAGCGGATGTTGAAACGCGCCTCGGTCCGCGCGGGGATGACGTTGAACGCCGGGTTGCCGGTATCGACGGTAACGATCTCCAGATTGGACGGCTGAAAACGGTCGTTGCCGTCGTCCAGCTTCAGGGCGTCAAGCGCCGCCAGGAGCCGGAGGAGACCGGGTACTGGATTGTCGGCCAGATGCGGATAGGCAACGTGTCCCTGCACTCCCCGGACGCTGACGATGCCGGACAGCGAGCCGCGCCGGCCCACCTTGATGGCGTCCCCAAGCATTTCCGGATTGGTTGGTTCGCCGACAATGCAGGCGTCGAATACCTGGCCTTGCTCCCTGGCCCAGTCGAGCAGCTTGACCGTGCCGTTGACGGCGGGACCTTCCTCGTCACCGGTGATCAGGAAGGAGATCGTTCCACCGAAATCCGGTCCGTTTTCCTGAACGAAATCGAGTGCCGCGGCCGCAAAGGCGGCAATCCCGCCCTTCATGTCGACGGCGCCGCGTCCATAGAGCATGCCGTCGGCAATCACACCGTCAAAAGGGCCGTGGCTCCAGTCGCCCTCCGCGCCGGCGGGCACGACATCCGTGTGCCCGGCAAAGACGAAATGAGGCGCACCGCTGCCGATACTGGCAAAGAGGTTCTCGACGTCGGGTGTGTCCGTGTCCCGGAACGTGACACGGCTGACCTTGAAACCGGCGCCGTCCAGCAAGGTTTCCAGAGCCTGGAGCGCGCCGCCCTCGGCCGGAGTGACCGACGGACAGCGGATCAGGTCCTGTGCGATGGATACGGCGGAAGCGGGCATGGAGAAGTCTCTTGTCTTGATTGGATTCTCGGCGGCAGGGCTTGCTCAGCGCTTGCGCCAGTAACTGTTCGGCACCGGCCCGTGCCGGTTGGCTTCGGCCTTGCTCGGAACGATACCCAGGAAGATGAGCATGATCAGATTGAAGACAGGCACGAAAATCAGCAGCGCCAGAAAACCGCTTTGGCCGATGTCCTGCAAGCGCTTGATCACCAGGGCCAGTTCGAACCATTGCAGCACGAAGAACAGAACCGGGAACAGCGGATTGGTCCCGAGATATTCGCCGGCCATCAGGGATTCGGGAGTCGGTGTCTCGACGGAGGACAACCACCAGATCCGGATCGCGATGCCAAAGACGATCCAGATCAGTATGAAGCACAGCCAATAGGGTTCGCGGCTGATGCGGCCGATCGGGCTTAACAGGGCCCACAGGGGGCCCGGGGAAATATTCGCGCTTGGAGGAGAGGTGCTCATAAATCCCGCTCGGTTTGATGGATCCTGCATGGAGGTAGACGCATAAGCGGAATGGATCAAGCTCTGACATGCACTAGTCATGGACAGGTTTGACGATGAGCCCGGATGCAGCAGTTTCCGCAATGGCCCCGCGACGCGGCGGGACCGGGTAATTTTAGTGGAAATTGCACGGTCAGCGTGTCTAACTTGGTTTCGAAGGTTCAACGAAGACGAGGGGGCTCGCCGATGACCGGTGCCTGGAAAACAAGACTAGCTGCCTGTGCGCTCACCCTTTTTCTCGTCCATGCGCTGTCGTTTCCCCTGACCGCCCTCGCCCAGGAAACCGCGTCGAAACTTCCGCCGGAATTGCAGCCCGACGCCATGGAAAAGCTGGTCTCAGATCTCGACCCGGGACAGGTCAAAGCCCTCACCGACCTGATGACGCTGCTGCAGCAGGGCGCCGCCGCAAAAGACGGTTCCGGCGTGCCGGCGGCGGAGGAACCCGGGCTGCTGGAGCGGGCGCAGGCGGGTCTGAGCCGATTCGGCGACATGATCGGCGGGAACTTTCTGGCACTCCCAACCCTTTTCACGGGTCTTTTTGCCAGCCTTGGCGCTCTCTTTTCCGGAAGTGTGGCAGGCCCCATCCATGTTCTGGCCGGCGCCGTGGCCCTGATCCTCGCGGCCGGTTTCGCGGCGGAATTCGCGGTGAACCGGCTGTTCGCCAAAAGGCGCGAGTCCATCCAGGCACGCAAGCCGGACAGCCTGTTTGAAACGGTCAAGCTGGTGTCCAACCGTGCGGCCATGGACCTTGGTGGCCTGGTGGTGTTCGCCATCGTCGCCTTCGCCGTTGGCCGTATCGCCATTTTCGATCCGGGGACACGGACCTTCGCCTTCCAGGCAGTCTACTGGATCGTGTTCCTGCCGCGGCTCGTCGCCGCGCTGCTCCGGTTCGCACTTGCTCCGCATCGGCGCGAGCTGCGCCTCGTCACGGCGGACGACACAACGGCCAGGTCGCTCTATCACAGCTTCACCTCGCTGTTCGCCTTTGTCGGCGTGGTGTTTTTCCTGCGCAACATCATGATCGAGGCCGGCGAGAGTGCCATCGCGGAAACCTACCGCTTTTTCATCGGCTTTGCCGTCAATGCCTGGATCGTTGCCGTGATCTGGAAGGCGCGCCACGGACTGACCAGCATCATCCTGGGTGACGACGAGGAACCGACCTCCGGCCTCGAACGCATGGCCAGGTTCTGGCCCTATTTTTCCATGGCCTTCATCGTGTTCAACTGGCTGCTGGTGCAGGTCACCACAAGCATGGGCATCGAGGCACTGACGGCGGGCCGGTCGCTGGGCGTGATCGCGCTGGTGGTGTTCGCGCCGTTTCTCGACACCATGGTGCGCGGCATCGTCTCGCATATCGTGCCTCCGATGCAGGGCGAAGGGCCGGTTGCCGAAGCCGCACACATGCAGACACGGCACAGCTATGTCCGCATTGCCCGTGTCACCCTGCTCGCCTTCCTGATCCTGGCTGTCGGACGGATCTACGGCCTGAACCTCCTTGCCATCGGCGGCGATGACGGCTCGTCTGTTGCGAGGCACACGGTCGTCTTCCTCCTGATCCTGGCCGCCGGCTATCTTGCCTGGGAGATCGTCAACCTGTGGGTGGCCCATCAACTGGCCAAGGATTCCCCGCCGACGGCATCGCAGGATGATGACGCGGAGATGGGCGGCGCCGGCAAGTCGCGCCTGGCGACGATCCTGCCGCTGATCCGGGTGGTGGCGCAGATCACCATCCTTGTACTGACCGCGCTCCTCGCCCTCAGTCAGCTCGGCGTCAACATCACGCCGCTCCTCGCCGGTGCCGGTGTCGTCGGCCTGGCGGTCGGCTTCGGGGCGCAAACGCTGGTGCGTGACGTCGTTTCCGGGGTCTTCTTCCTGATGGACGATGCCTTCCGGCTCGGTGAATTCATCGATGCTGGCGGCACGATGGGCACCATCGAGAAAATCTCGATCCGCTCGCTGCAGCTGCGCGGCA carries:
- the dapE gene encoding succinyl-diaminopimelate desuccinylase — protein: MPASAVSIAQDLIRCPSVTPAEGGALQALETLLDGAGFKVSRVTFRDTDTPDVENLFASIGSGAPHFVFAGHTDVVPAGAEGDWSHGPFDGVIADGMLYGRGAVDMKGGIAAFAAAALDFVQENGPDFGGTISFLITGDEEGPAVNGTVKLLDWAREQGQVFDACIVGEPTNPEMLGDAIKVGRRGSLSGIVSVRGVQGHVAYPHLADNPVPGLLRLLAALDALKLDDGNDRFQPSNLEIVTVDTGNPAFNVIPARTEARFNIRYNDEWTLDSLKARIRQTLESVDIGNLELGLDFKRDASESFLTKDEALISALSDAVAAVTGRTPELSTGGGTSDARFIKNYCPVVEFGLVGQTMHKVDECVATADLDRLAAVYKSFLGSYFSGAGRI
- a CDS encoding mechanosensitive ion channel family protein, with translation MTGAWKTRLAACALTLFLVHALSFPLTALAQETASKLPPELQPDAMEKLVSDLDPGQVKALTDLMTLLQQGAAAKDGSGVPAAEEPGLLERAQAGLSRFGDMIGGNFLALPTLFTGLFASLGALFSGSVAGPIHVLAGAVALILAAGFAAEFAVNRLFAKRRESIQARKPDSLFETVKLVSNRAAMDLGGLVVFAIVAFAVGRIAIFDPGTRTFAFQAVYWIVFLPRLVAALLRFALAPHRRELRLVTADDTTARSLYHSFTSLFAFVGVVFFLRNIMIEAGESAIAETYRFFIGFAVNAWIVAVIWKARHGLTSIILGDDEEPTSGLERMARFWPYFSMAFIVFNWLLVQVTTSMGIEALTAGRSLGVIALVVFAPFLDTMVRGIVSHIVPPMQGEGPVAEAAHMQTRHSYVRIARVTLLAFLILAVGRIYGLNLLAIGGDDGSSVARHTVVFLLILAAGYLAWEIVNLWVAHQLAKDSPPTASQDDDAEMGGAGKSRLATILPLIRVVAQITILVLTALLALSQLGVNITPLLAGAGVVGLAVGFGAQTLVRDVVSGVFFLMDDAFRLGEFIDAGGTMGTIEKISIRSLQLRGTRGAVHIVPYGEIPKLTNLSRDWVIMKLQFTVPFDTDVEKVRKLFKKIGQEIMEMDEFKDDILAPFKGQGVTGVDDVGILVRGKFTTKPGKQFGVRKEIYKRVQQAFDENGIQFARKEVRVNIPESANLDDKQKEAVTAAAAAATASGT
- a CDS encoding DUF805 domain-containing protein, producing MSTSPPSANISPGPLWALLSPIGRISREPYWLCFILIWIVFGIAIRIWWLSSVETPTPESLMAGEYLGTNPLFPVLFFVLQWFELALVIKRLQDIGQSGFLALLIFVPVFNLIMLIFLGIVPSKAEANRHGPVPNSYWRKR